From Solidesulfovibrio carbinoliphilus subsp. oakridgensis, the proteins below share one genomic window:
- the msrB gene encoding peptide-methionine (R)-S-oxide reductase MsrB: MRSTLAYWLLLLLTGGCAWLVAARAFAVTAEDLKPRQGEEVATFAGGCFWCTEADFEKVPGVIRAISGFSGGKEVNPTYEENSAGKTGHQEAVQVFFDPKKVSYADLVEYFWRHIDPTDAGGQFVDRGRQYRSVIFCHGDEQCRIAEASKKRLAASGVFGAKPIVTEIRPYESFYPAEDYHQDYAAKNPVRYRYYRWGSGRDQFLKKTWGDSPAAAAAKSDPATPTPAGPSPVPPPRTFAKPGPAELKKRLTPMQFEVTQREGTEPPYKNAYWDNKADGIYVDIVSGEPLFSSKDKYDSGTGWPSFTRPLEPGNIVEREDRHLFSQRTEIRSRYADSHLGHVFPDGPPPTGMRYCMNSAALRFVPKADLEKEGYGQYAKLFQ; encoded by the coding sequence ATGCGCAGCACCCTGGCCTACTGGCTGCTTTTGCTCCTGACCGGCGGTTGCGCCTGGCTCGTTGCGGCCAGGGCCTTTGCCGTCACGGCCGAAGACCTGAAACCCAGACAGGGGGAAGAGGTCGCCACCTTTGCCGGCGGCTGCTTCTGGTGCACGGAGGCCGATTTCGAGAAGGTCCCGGGCGTCATCCGGGCCATTTCGGGCTTTTCCGGCGGCAAGGAGGTCAACCCGACCTATGAGGAAAATTCCGCGGGCAAGACCGGCCACCAGGAGGCGGTACAGGTCTTTTTCGACCCCAAAAAGGTCAGCTACGCCGACCTGGTCGAATATTTCTGGCGGCACATCGACCCGACCGACGCCGGCGGGCAGTTCGTGGACCGGGGCAGGCAGTACCGCTCGGTCATCTTCTGCCACGGCGACGAGCAGTGCCGCATCGCCGAAGCCTCCAAAAAGCGGCTGGCCGCCTCCGGCGTCTTTGGCGCCAAGCCCATCGTCACCGAGATCCGGCCCTACGAGAGCTTCTATCCGGCCGAGGACTACCACCAGGACTATGCCGCCAAAAATCCGGTACGCTACCGCTATTACCGCTGGGGTTCGGGCCGGGACCAGTTCCTGAAAAAGACCTGGGGCGACAGCCCGGCCGCCGCGGCCGCCAAGTCCGACCCGGCCACGCCCACGCCGGCCGGGCCGTCCCCCGTGCCCCCGCCCAGAACCTTTGCCAAGCCGGGCCCGGCCGAACTCAAAAAACGGCTGACCCCCATGCAGTTCGAGGTCACCCAGCGCGAAGGGACCGAGCCGCCCTACAAGAACGCCTACTGGGACAACAAGGCCGACGGCATCTACGTGGACATCGTGTCCGGAGAGCCGCTCTTCAGCTCCAAGGACAAGTACGACTCGGGCACGGGCTGGCCGAGCTTCACCAGGCCCCTTGAGCCGGGCAACATCGTCGAGCGCGAGGACCGCCACCTCTTTTCCCAGCGGACCGAAATCCGAAGCCGGTACGCCGATTCCCACCTGGGCCACGTCTTCCCGGACGGCCCCCCGCCGACCGGCATGCGCTACTGCATGAACTCCGCCGCCCTGCGCTTCGTGCCCAAGGCGGACCTGGAAAAGGAAGGCTACGGCCAGTACGCCAAGCTGTTCCAGTAG
- the uppS gene encoding polyprenyl diphosphate synthase, with the protein MDGNGRWATMRGLPRSEGHRAGTEAARGVVTRCRELGIRHLTLYTFSKENWGRPADEVKFLFDLLVRFLTRELDTLLTQSIRFQVLGEMADLPLATRKVLAHVIAKTAHCTEMTLNLALNYSGREEILRACRNLVAQGVAPGDVTEERLAAALYTAGQPDPDLIIRTSGEMRLSGYLLWQSAYSEFAFPDTLWPDFTPAELDAVLADYQTRSRRFGLTGDQVAAGR; encoded by the coding sequence ATGGATGGCAACGGGAGGTGGGCCACCATGCGCGGGCTGCCCCGCAGCGAAGGGCACCGGGCCGGCACCGAGGCCGCGCGCGGCGTGGTCACCCGCTGCCGGGAACTCGGCATCCGGCACCTGACCCTGTACACCTTCTCCAAGGAGAACTGGGGCCGGCCGGCCGACGAGGTCAAGTTCCTCTTCGACCTGCTCGTGCGGTTTCTGACCCGGGAACTGGACACGCTCCTGACCCAATCCATCCGGTTCCAGGTCCTTGGCGAAATGGCCGACCTGCCGCTGGCCACCCGCAAGGTGCTGGCCCACGTCATCGCCAAGACGGCCCACTGCACCGAGATGACCCTCAATCTCGCGCTCAACTATTCCGGCCGCGAGGAGATCCTGCGGGCCTGCCGCAACCTCGTGGCCCAGGGCGTGGCCCCGGGCGACGTGACCGAGGAGCGGCTTGCGGCCGCCCTCTACACCGCCGGCCAGCCCGATCCCGACCTCATCATCCGCACCAGCGGCGAAATGCGCCTGTCCGGCTACCTGCTGTGGCAGTCGGCCTACAGCGAATTCGCCTTTCCCGACACCCTCTGGCCCGACTTCACGCCCGCGGAACTCGACGCCGTGCTGGCCGACTACCAGACCCGCTCCCGCCGCTTCGGCCTCACCGGCGACCAAGTCGCCGCCGGCCGCTAG
- the frr gene encoding ribosome recycling factor, giving the protein MREVLTEAEDRMKKALSVLDKEFARLRTGRATTSLLDGVRVEYYGSVTPLEQIASVSTPDSRTITIQPWDRKAFNDVERAILKSDLGLTPVNDGKIIRISIPPLTEDRRKDLAKVAKKYAEEAKVAIRNVRRDANEALKKKKNDKAISEDDQHKGQEDVQKLTDGYIAKTDEAFSKKEKEIMEI; this is encoded by the coding sequence ATGCGTGAAGTACTTACCGAAGCCGAGGACCGGATGAAAAAGGCCTTGTCGGTCCTCGACAAGGAATTCGCGCGCCTGCGCACCGGCCGGGCCACCACCAGCCTGCTCGACGGCGTGCGCGTGGAATATTACGGCTCGGTCACCCCGCTCGAGCAGATCGCGTCGGTCTCGACCCCGGACAGCCGGACCATCACCATCCAGCCCTGGGACCGCAAGGCCTTCAACGACGTGGAGCGGGCCATCCTCAAGTCCGACCTCGGCCTCACCCCGGTCAACGACGGCAAGATCATCCGCATCTCGATTCCGCCGCTGACCGAGGACCGCCGCAAGGACCTGGCCAAGGTGGCCAAGAAGTACGCCGAAGAGGCCAAGGTCGCCATCAGAAACGTCCGCCGCGACGCCAACGAGGCCCTCAAGAAAAAGAAGAACGACAAGGCGATCAGCGAGGACGACCAGCACAAGGGCCAGGAAGACGTGCAGAAGCTGACCGATGGCTACATCGCCAAGACCGATGAGGCCTTTTCGAAAAAAGAAAAGGAAATCATGGAGATCTAG
- the pyrH gene encoding UMP kinase — MSNLRFSQVLLKISGEALAGGRPFGIDNQTITNFAREIAQAAAAGARISLVIGGGNIFRGVSDQAAGMDRASADYMGMLATVLNALAVQEALEKQGMSTRVMSAITMQEVCEPYIRRRALRHLEKGRVVICAAGTGNPYFTTDTAAALRAMELKTEAILKGTKVDGVYDKDPVKHADAVKFDELTYMDVLGKRLRVMDATAITLAMDNNLPIVVFNMFTPGNLTRVLAGEPVGTVVKGGE, encoded by the coding sequence ATGTCGAATTTGCGGTTTTCCCAGGTTTTGCTTAAGATAAGCGGCGAGGCGTTGGCCGGGGGGCGTCCTTTCGGGATCGACAACCAGACCATCACCAATTTCGCCCGGGAGATCGCCCAGGCGGCCGCGGCCGGGGCCAGGATCTCCCTGGTCATCGGCGGCGGCAACATCTTCCGGGGCGTCTCGGACCAGGCCGCCGGCATGGACCGGGCCTCGGCCGACTACATGGGCATGCTGGCCACGGTCCTAAACGCCCTGGCCGTGCAGGAGGCCCTGGAGAAGCAGGGCATGTCCACCCGGGTCATGTCGGCCATCACCATGCAGGAGGTCTGCGAGCCCTACATCCGCCGCCGGGCATTGCGGCACCTGGAAAAGGGACGGGTGGTCATCTGCGCCGCCGGCACCGGCAATCCGTACTTCACCACGGACACGGCCGCGGCGCTTCGGGCCATGGAACTCAAAACCGAGGCCATCCTCAAGGGAACCAAGGTCGACGGCGTCTACGACAAGGACCCGGTCAAGCACGCCGATGCCGTCAAATTCGACGAACTGACCTACATGGACGTCCTCGGGAAGCGGCTTCGGGTCATGGACGCCACGGCCATCACCCTGGCCATGGACAACAACCTGCCCATCGTGGTCTTTAACATGTTCACCCCGGGCAACCTTACCCGGGTGCTGGCCGGCGAACCGGTCGGCACCGTGGTCAAAGGAGGCGAATGA
- the tsf gene encoding translation elongation factor Ts → MADITASSVKALRDKTGAGMMDCKKALAECGCDEEKAVAWLREKGLSKAQKRAGRATSEGVIGSYIHSTGKIGVMVEIKCETDFVARSERFQEFAKNVAMQIAAANPVCLGPEEVPADMLAKEKEIFKHQAMEEGKPEAIAEKIVDGRVKKFYKEICLLDQPFIKDDKVSIRDLLNELVGVLGENVQIGRFTRMALGEDA, encoded by the coding sequence ATGGCCGATATTACCGCCAGTTCCGTGAAAGCCCTGCGCGACAAGACCGGCGCGGGCATGATGGATTGCAAGAAGGCCCTGGCCGAGTGCGGCTGCGACGAGGAAAAAGCCGTCGCCTGGCTGCGCGAGAAGGGCCTGTCCAAGGCCCAGAAGCGGGCCGGCCGCGCCACGAGCGAGGGCGTCATTGGCTCCTATATCCACTCCACCGGCAAGATCGGGGTGATGGTCGAGATCAAGTGCGAGACCGACTTCGTGGCCCGGTCCGAGCGGTTCCAGGAGTTCGCGAAAAACGTGGCCATGCAGATCGCGGCCGCCAATCCCGTCTGCCTCGGCCCGGAAGAAGTCCCGGCCGACATGCTGGCCAAGGAAAAAGAGATCTTCAAGCACCAGGCCATGGAAGAGGGCAAGCCCGAAGCCATTGCCGAGAAGATCGTCGATGGCCGCGTCAAAAAGTTCTACAAGGAAATCTGCCTGCTCGACCAGCCGTTCATCAAGGACGACAAGGTCTCGATCAGGGATCTGTTAAACGAGCTCGTGGGCGTTCTCGGCGAGAACGTCCAGATCGGGCGCTTTACGCGCATGGCCCTGGGCGAGGACGCCTAG
- the rpsB gene encoding 30S ribosomal protein S2, which translates to MPYVTMKQLLETGVHFGHQTRRWNPKMRPFIFGARNGIHIIDLQQTVKLYQKAHDYVADIVAGGGRVIFVGTKRQAQESVKKEAERAGQFFVTNRWMGGMLTNFQTIKKSIDRLKNLERMFEDGSIKKFPKKEIVMMGREVEKLNATLGGIKNMDRLPQAAFIIDPKREEIAVQECRKLGIPIVAVVDTNCDPDVIDHVIPGNDDAIRAIKLFATSIAEACLEGAAQNKDAEPDFDKDQLPESEPEAATAAEAPAAPAPAPAAPETASETTED; encoded by the coding sequence ATGCCTTACGTGACCATGAAACAGCTTCTGGAGACCGGCGTCCACTTCGGGCACCAGACCCGCCGTTGGAACCCCAAGATGCGCCCGTTCATTTTCGGCGCCAGAAACGGCATCCATATCATCGACCTCCAGCAGACCGTCAAACTCTACCAGAAGGCCCACGACTACGTGGCCGACATCGTGGCCGGCGGCGGCCGCGTGATCTTCGTCGGCACCAAGCGCCAAGCCCAGGAGTCGGTGAAAAAGGAAGCCGAGCGCGCCGGACAGTTTTTCGTCACCAACCGTTGGATGGGCGGCATGCTCACCAACTTTCAGACCATCAAGAAGAGCATCGACCGCCTGAAAAACCTCGAGCGCATGTTCGAGGACGGCTCCATCAAGAAGTTCCCCAAAAAGGAAATCGTCATGATGGGCCGCGAGGTGGAGAAGCTCAACGCCACGCTTGGCGGCATCAAGAACATGGACCGCCTGCCCCAGGCCGCGTTCATCATCGACCCCAAGCGCGAGGAGATCGCGGTCCAGGAATGCCGCAAGCTCGGCATCCCCATCGTGGCCGTGGTCGACACCAACTGCGATCCGGACGTCATCGACCACGTCATCCCGGGCAACGACGACGCCATCCGGGCCATCAAGCTTTTCGCCACCAGCATCGCCGAGGCCTGCCTCGAGGGTGCTGCCCAGAACAAGGATGCGGAGCCGGATTTCGACAAGGACCAGCTGCCCGAGTCCGAGCCTGAGGCCGCGACCGCCGCTGAAGCCCCTGCCGCGCCCGCCCCTGCGCCGGCCGCTCCTGAAACCGCTTCCGAAACCACCGAAGACTAG
- a CDS encoding fumarylacetoacetate hydrolase family protein yields the protein MKVLRVRRGGATFYGQLLLEEAAVRCLDRSLGLPDPIPLAELQVLPPVSPSKVVCAAGNFRSRLRELGRDPSDAPMLFLKPPSAVIGSGQGIVLPRAAGRVEAFAELAIVIGRTCRNVAPENVLRCLFGYSCANDVTAGDLRGLDEPLGRAKGFDTFAPIGPWIETTVADPSDLGLRLRINDRLVQEEGTGDMVVGPLALVSFVSSIMTLLPGDVVLSGSPAGGGALSPGDEVRVEIDEVGVLINAVLAEAEAAPLQ from the coding sequence ATGAAAGTGCTGCGTGTGCGCCGGGGCGGGGCGACGTTTTACGGACAACTCCTGTTGGAGGAGGCCGCGGTGCGCTGCCTGGACCGGTCGCTCGGCCTGCCGGACCCCATTCCCCTGGCCGAACTCCAGGTCCTGCCGCCGGTGTCGCCGTCCAAGGTGGTCTGCGCGGCGGGCAATTTCCGCAGCCGGTTGCGGGAACTCGGCCGCGACCCGTCCGACGCGCCCATGCTTTTTTTGAAGCCGCCCTCGGCCGTCATCGGCAGCGGCCAGGGCATCGTGCTGCCCCGGGCGGCCGGCCGGGTCGAGGCCTTTGCCGAGCTGGCCATCGTCATCGGCCGGACCTGTCGTAACGTGGCCCCGGAAAACGTGTTGCGCTGCCTTTTCGGCTACAGCTGCGCCAACGACGTCACGGCCGGGGACCTGCGCGGCCTGGACGAGCCCCTTGGCCGGGCCAAGGGGTTTGACACCTTTGCCCCCATCGGCCCCTGGATCGAGACCACCGTGGCCGACCCGTCTGACCTCGGCCTGCGCCTTCGCATCAACGACCGTCTGGTCCAGGAGGAGGGCACCGGCGACATGGTGGTCGGTCCCCTGGCCCTGGTGAGCTTCGTCTCCTCCATCATGACGCTTTTGCCCGGCGACGTGGTCCTCTCCGGTTCCCCGGCCGGCGGCGGGGCCCTCTCCCCGGGCGACGAGGTCCGGGTGGAAATCGACGAGGTGGGCGTGCTCATCAACGCCGTCCTGGCCGAGGCCGAGGCCGCACCCCTGCAATAG
- a CDS encoding ribonuclease J encodes MNQTSAVTLYPLGGLGEIGLNCMALVSGDSMIVVDCGLMFPDDSLFGIDVVIPRFDFILANKDKLKGIILTHGHEDHIGALPWLMRSCDAPLYGSKFTLALAAKKLDEHSLKEFTRFEPVSGGQTLTLGDFRITFFPVCHSIVHGYALGIETPAGRIVHTGDFKIDRNPMDGHATDLPAIKAFAEPGVLLLMSDSTNAERDGFALTEREIKSALADIFTDAPGRIVVTLFSSHIQRMQEVYDLAHATGRKVAVSGKSLFSNIEIARDLGHLRVPEGTEASLDDLPGLPDHQVVLLVTGSQGEPLSALSRLAYGEHRQIKVHKGDTVILSSRFIPGNVRAITRLINRLYKLGAEVLYERVQAIHASGHAHGAELRLMLETVAPKFFIPVHGEYRHLVKHSRIAVDCGVAPERALVIEDGQPVTFKNGLIRLEDPIPVEHIYVDGKGVGDVGVTVLKERQLLAGEGLVIVVMVVDEKSGELTFGPNILSKGFVFEQHYSHVLEDAKCIVLDIYENVPPGQSDLLKERIRSALRRFFRKVLERDPVVVPLVITL; translated from the coding sequence ATGAATCAAACGTCCGCCGTGACCCTCTATCCCCTCGGCGGCCTCGGAGAGATCGGTCTCAACTGCATGGCCCTGGTGTCCGGCGATTCCATGATCGTCGTGGACTGCGGCCTGATGTTTCCGGACGATTCCCTGTTCGGCATCGATGTGGTCATTCCGCGCTTCGACTTCATCCTGGCCAACAAGGACAAGCTCAAGGGCATCATCCTGACCCACGGCCACGAGGACCACATCGGGGCCCTGCCGTGGCTCATGCGGTCCTGCGACGCGCCGCTTTACGGCTCGAAGTTCACGCTGGCCCTGGCCGCCAAGAAGCTCGACGAGCACAGCCTCAAGGAATTCACCCGGTTCGAGCCGGTCTCCGGCGGGCAGACCCTCACGCTTGGCGATTTCAGGATCACCTTCTTTCCGGTCTGCCACTCCATCGTCCACGGGTATGCCCTGGGCATCGAGACGCCGGCCGGCCGGATCGTCCACACCGGGGACTTCAAGATCGACCGCAATCCCATGGACGGCCACGCCACCGACCTGCCGGCCATAAAGGCCTTTGCCGAGCCCGGCGTCCTGCTCCTCATGTCCGACTCGACCAATGCCGAGCGCGACGGGTTCGCGCTGACCGAACGCGAGATCAAATCCGCCCTGGCCGACATCTTCACCGACGCCCCCGGGCGGATCGTGGTCACGCTGTTTTCCAGCCACATCCAGCGGATGCAGGAGGTCTACGACCTGGCCCACGCCACGGGCCGCAAGGTCGCGGTCTCGGGCAAGAGCCTTTTTTCCAATATCGAGATCGCCCGCGACCTGGGGCACCTGCGCGTGCCCGAAGGGACCGAGGCCAGCCTCGACGACCTGCCGGGCCTGCCCGACCACCAGGTGGTCCTGCTCGTGACCGGCTCCCAGGGCGAGCCGCTTTCGGCCCTCTCCCGCCTGGCCTACGGCGAGCACCGCCAGATCAAGGTCCACAAGGGCGACACGGTCATCCTGTCCTCGCGATTCATCCCGGGCAACGTCCGGGCCATAACCAGGCTCATCAACCGCCTCTACAAGCTCGGGGCCGAGGTCCTCTACGAGCGGGTCCAGGCCATCCACGCCTCGGGCCACGCCCACGGCGCGGAACTGCGGCTCATGCTCGAAACCGTGGCCCCCAAGTTCTTCATCCCGGTCCACGGCGAATACCGCCACCTGGTCAAGCACTCCCGCATCGCCGTGGACTGCGGCGTGGCCCCGGAGCGGGCCCTGGTCATCGAGGACGGCCAGCCCGTCACCTTCAAAAACGGGCTCATCCGGCTCGAAGACCCGATCCCGGTCGAGCACATCTACGTGGACGGCAAGGGTGTCGGCGACGTCGGGGTGACGGTGCTCAAGGAACGCCAGCTCCTGGCCGGCGAGGGGCTCGTCATCGTGGTCATGGTCGTGGACGAGAAGTCCGGGGAACTGACCTTTGGCCCCAACATCCTGTCCAAGGGCTTCGTCTTCGAGCAGCACTACAGCCACGTGTTGGAAGACGCCAAGTGCATCGTGCTCGACATCTACGAAAACGTGCCTCCGGGCCAGTCCGACCTGCTCAAGGAACGCATCCGCTCGGCCCTGCGCCGCTTTTTCCGCAAGGTCCTGGAACGCGATCCCGTGGTCGTGCCCCTGGTCATCACCCTGTAG
- a CDS encoding lysophospholipid acyltransferase family protein — MIRSLLFTLCVVPLTFFFSALCWLFARVGSDGRLSHWCECQWARALLWCAGVRVEADLAALDPEGVYIFMANHQSHMDIPILFAALSRYNFRFLAKESLFAIPVFGPAMRRMGHVAIDRQNRRKAMESIQEAADLVSRGIGLLVFPEGTRSLDYARLGEFKTGGMIVALKCRAKVAPVIVTGSGALLSKHGRRVRPGVVTVRALPPFDPHASYTLKEREAFKNDLWARMDGAYQEMRP; from the coding sequence ATGATCCGATCCCTTCTTTTTACGCTCTGCGTGGTGCCCCTGACCTTTTTTTTCAGCGCCCTGTGCTGGCTTTTCGCCCGCGTGGGCTCGGACGGCCGTTTGTCCCACTGGTGCGAGTGCCAGTGGGCCAGGGCGCTTCTGTGGTGCGCCGGGGTGCGCGTCGAGGCCGATCTTGCGGCCCTGGACCCGGAGGGCGTGTATATTTTCATGGCCAACCATCAGAGCCACATGGATATTCCGATTCTCTTTGCCGCCCTTTCCCGGTACAACTTCCGGTTCCTGGCCAAGGAAAGCCTTTTCGCCATCCCCGTCTTCGGCCCGGCCATGCGCCGCATGGGGCACGTGGCTATTGACCGGCAAAACCGGCGCAAGGCCATGGAGTCGATCCAGGAGGCCGCGGATTTGGTCTCCCGGGGCATCGGGCTGCTGGTTTTTCCCGAAGGCACGCGGTCCCTCGATTATGCCCGCCTGGGCGAGTTCAAGACCGGTGGCATGATCGTGGCCCTCAAGTGCCGGGCCAAGGTCGCCCCGGTCATCGTCACCGGGTCCGGAGCGCTTTTGTCCAAGCACGGCCGCCGGGTCCGGCCGGGTGTCGTGACCGTGCGGGCCCTGCCCCCCTTCGATCCTCACGCCTCGTACACGCTCAAGGAGCGTGAAGCTTTTAAAAACGACCTTTGGGCCCGCATGGATGGGGCCTACCAGGAGATGCGCCCATGA
- a CDS encoding isoamylase early set domain-containing protein: protein MSLKKKLLKSKPICKVTFVLSKEQARDASNVHLVGEFNGWEVGVAAMRKQKDGSFTATLDLPTGREYQFRYLIDGEIWISDPEADKYAFSPFGDCENSVITV from the coding sequence ATGTCGCTGAAAAAAAAGCTTCTGAAAAGCAAGCCCATCTGCAAAGTGACCTTCGTCCTGTCCAAGGAACAGGCCAGGGACGCGAGCAACGTCCATCTGGTCGGCGAGTTCAACGGCTGGGAAGTGGGCGTCGCGGCCATGCGCAAGCAGAAAGACGGCTCCTTCACCGCCACCCTTGACCTGCCGACCGGCCGCGAATACCAGTTTCGGTACCTGATCGATGGGGAGATCTGGATCAGCGACCCCGAGGCGGACAAGTACGCCTTCAGCCCGTTTGGCGACTGCGAGAATTCCGTGATCACGGTCTGA
- a CDS encoding glycosyltransferase, with translation MAPRIPTVCCIHSGLGPAFERLGARVMHLSPPQGAASLPELLATLPEPPDLVLHQENLGCRLVLTDLDAAPCPTLFWALDPHLNFFWQRPYARLFSAVATTQPHLAEAFAQACPGRTAWVPWHGRARPLAPFSGRTTPLAFVGRLSRQRPRRRWFADHLARFGLTVRQDAFGEALAAVYDAARLGPNESIAGEINLRLFEAASSGCLPVSERQPEAVAELFVPDREALYYDDVLELDDRLRFALAHPGLTEKMGRAAHAAINARHLPEHRAESLWALAETATTGARGPEARAAEALTLYHLRRAGHLALPRDMVWRRLSAAPDTPEIMAARIQMGLTGGDREAVLRLAGLCLSRPELARDPVVGAACALAACRLGEVEVAKRAYVAVIGATGRRDAPRLAGERDYLLFFADTLAAAGFLAAPGMVFDPKIHLPDNAAQCLFAARDLCPGDLEIERRLEALLRRLPGTSVTRVGLLSRLTLHKPDDWSLGLELGLANLQAFRLEAGLEEIRLAGATAARQGQDARFARRLALADPAGRIRKAFAQETGTPPRTPPGE, from the coding sequence ATGGCCCCCCGGATACCCACCGTCTGCTGCATCCACTCCGGCCTCGGGCCGGCCTTCGAGCGCCTCGGCGCCCGGGTCATGCACCTCTCCCCGCCCCAGGGCGCGGCCAGCCTGCCCGAACTCCTGGCCACGCTCCCCGAACCGCCGGACCTGGTCCTCCACCAGGAAAACCTGGGCTGCCGGCTGGTCCTGACCGATCTCGACGCCGCGCCCTGCCCCACCCTGTTCTGGGCCCTGGACCCGCACCTCAATTTCTTCTGGCAACGCCCGTATGCCCGGCTTTTTTCCGCCGTGGCCACCACCCAACCCCACCTGGCCGAAGCCTTTGCCCAGGCCTGCCCGGGCCGGACCGCCTGGGTGCCCTGGCATGGCCGGGCCCGGCCCCTGGCCCCCTTTTCCGGCCGGACCACTCCCCTGGCCTTCGTCGGCCGGCTCAGCCGACAGCGCCCGCGCCGGCGCTGGTTTGCCGACCACCTGGCCCGCTTCGGCCTGACGGTGCGCCAGGACGCCTTTGGCGAAGCCCTGGCCGCGGTCTACGACGCCGCCCGCCTGGGGCCCAACGAATCCATCGCCGGCGAGATCAACCTGCGGCTCTTCGAGGCGGCCTCCAGCGGCTGCCTGCCCGTGTCCGAACGCCAGCCCGAGGCCGTGGCCGAACTCTTCGTCCCGGACCGGGAGGCCCTCTACTACGACGATGTGCTGGAACTCGACGACCGCCTCCGCTTCGCCCTGGCCCACCCCGGGCTGACCGAAAAAATGGGCCGGGCCGCCCATGCCGCCATAAACGCCCGCCACCTGCCCGAACACCGGGCGGAGAGCCTCTGGGCCCTGGCCGAAACCGCCACCACGGGGGCGCGCGGCCCCGAGGCCCGGGCGGCCGAAGCCCTGACCCTCTACCACCTGCGCCGGGCCGGCCACCTGGCCCTGCCCCGGGACATGGTCTGGCGGCGGCTGTCAGCCGCGCCGGACACGCCGGAGATCATGGCCGCCCGCATCCAGATGGGACTCACCGGCGGCGACCGCGAGGCCGTGCTGCGGCTGGCCGGGCTGTGCCTGTCCCGGCCGGAGCTGGCCCGGGACCCGGTCGTGGGCGCGGCCTGCGCCCTGGCCGCCTGCCGCCTGGGCGAAGTCGAGGTAGCCAAGCGGGCCTATGTGGCCGTGATCGGGGCCACGGGCCGGCGCGATGCCCCCCGGCTGGCCGGCGAACGCGACTACCTGCTCTTTTTCGCCGACACCCTGGCCGCCGCCGGCTTCCTGGCCGCGCCAGGCATGGTCTTTGACCCGAAAATCCACCTGCCGGACAATGCGGCCCAGTGCCTGTTCGCGGCCCGGGACCTCTGTCCCGGGGATCTCGAGATCGAACGGCGCCTGGAAGCGCTCCTGCGCCGCCTGCCCGGCACGTCCGTTACGCGGGTGGGGCTTCTCTCCCGTTTGACGCTCCACAAGCCCGACGACTGGTCGCTCGGCCTGGAACTGGGGCTGGCCAATTTGCAGGCTTTCCGGCTGGAGGCGGGCCTGGAGGAAATCCGTCTGGCCGGGGCCACGGCCGCGCGCCAGGGCCAGGACGCCCGCTTCGCCCGCCGCCTGGCCCTGGCCGACCCGGCAGGCAGAATACGCAAGGCCTTCGCCCAGGAAACCGGGACTCCACCCCGGACCCCGCCAGGGGAATGA